The following are encoded in a window of Ricinus communis isolate WT05 ecotype wild-type chromosome 4, ASM1957865v1, whole genome shotgun sequence genomic DNA:
- the LOC8259995 gene encoding uncharacterized protein LOC8259995 isoform X2, giving the protein MDLASATLHLQNFPHFLCSPNLFSGKISIFRNKKIKIITRALKEWWEYEDAVKRKDLAGALRFLKSRETETNSDNKDNSAETMNGCSSTGFGISDLGLFEGSQRDWEVLDTCLNADDMRLVGSAYGFLKNRGLLPNFGKFTNIVLEGPRDVTPAVFKSSTGLEVSKFAPKKWGLSGGSRFAMIAFLGGASFLVSQGIEIRPNLAVILGLAFMDSIFLGGTCLAQISSYWPPFKRRILVHEAGHLLVAYLMGCPIRGVILDPIVMMQMGIQGQAGTQFWDEKLSNELADGRLSGTTFDRYCMVLFAGIAAETLVYGEAEGGENDENLFRSISVLLQPPLSVNQMSNQARWSVLQSYNLLKWQRHAHRAAVKALESGSSLSVVIRRIEEAMSSGV; this is encoded by the exons atggatCTGGCTTCTGCTACTTTGCACCTTCAAAATTTCCCGCACTTTCTCTGTTCCCCTAATCTGTTTTCCGGAAAAATTTCCATTTTCCGtaataagaaaatcaaaatcattACAAGAGCTCTAAAAGAATGGTGGGAGTACGAGGATGCTGTGAAGCGAAAGGACCTCGCTGGAGCTCTTCGGTTCTTGAAATCCAGAGAAACAGAGACGAACAGTGATAATAAGGATAATTCAGCTGAGACGATGAATGGGTGTTCATCAACTGGGTTCGGAATCAgtgatttggggctgtttgaGGGGTCACAAAGGGACTGGGAGGTTTTGGATACTTGTTTAAATGCTGATGATATGAGGCTTGTTGGCAGTGCTTATGGTTTCCTTAAGAACAGAGGTCTCTTGCCCAATTTTGGAAAATTTACCAACATTG TTTTAGAGGGCCCTAGAGATGTTACGCCGGCTGTCTTCAAGTCTTCAACGGGCTTAGAAG TGTCTAAATTTGCTCCAAAGAAATGGGGTCTTTCTGGAGGTTCAAGATTTGCAATGATTGCTTTTCTGGGTGGAGcatcttttcttgtttcacAAGGGATTGAAATTAGACCTAACCTTGCAGTCATACTAGGACTAGCCTTTATGGACTCTATTTTCCTTGGTGGTACCTGCTTAGCTCAAATCTCAAGTTACTGGCCTCCATTCAAGCGGCGTATTTTAGTTCATGAAGCAGGTCATCTTCTGGTAG CATACCTTATGGGTTGCCCAATTCGTGGTGTGATTTTAGACCCAATTGTTATGATGCAAATGGGCATTCAAGGCCAG GCAGGAACTCAGTTTTGGGATGAAAAGTTGAGTAATGAGCTTGCTGATGGACGACTGAGTGGCACTACCTTTGACAG GTACTGCATGGTTCTTTTTGCTGGCATTGCAGCTGAAACTCTTGTTTATGGTGAGGCAGAGGGTGgagaaaatgatgaaaatcTATTTAGGAGCATTAGTGTTCTTTTGCAACCCCCATTATCTGTAAACCAG ATGTCAAATCAAGCAAGGTGGTCGGTTCTGCAGTCTTACAATTTGCTAAAATGGCAGAGGCATGCTCATCGGGCAGCTGTCAAAGCTCTTGAAAGTGGTAGTAGTTTAAGTGTTGTAATTAGGAGAATTGAGGAAGCCATGTCTTCTGGTGTGTGA
- the LOC8259995 gene encoding uncharacterized protein LOC8259995 isoform X1 translates to MDLASATLHLQNFPHFLCSPNLFSGKISIFRNKKIKIITRALKEWWEYEDAVKRKDLAGALRFLKSRETETNSDNKDNSAETMNGCSSTGFGISDLGLFEGSQRDWEVLDTCLNADDMRLVGSAYGFLKNRGLLPNFGKFTNIAYINQFTVLEGPRDVTPAVFKSSTGLEVSKFAPKKWGLSGGSRFAMIAFLGGASFLVSQGIEIRPNLAVILGLAFMDSIFLGGTCLAQISSYWPPFKRRILVHEAGHLLVAYLMGCPIRGVILDPIVMMQMGIQGQAGTQFWDEKLSNELADGRLSGTTFDRYCMVLFAGIAAETLVYGEAEGGENDENLFRSISVLLQPPLSVNQMSNQARWSVLQSYNLLKWQRHAHRAAVKALESGSSLSVVIRRIEEAMSSGV, encoded by the exons atggatCTGGCTTCTGCTACTTTGCACCTTCAAAATTTCCCGCACTTTCTCTGTTCCCCTAATCTGTTTTCCGGAAAAATTTCCATTTTCCGtaataagaaaatcaaaatcattACAAGAGCTCTAAAAGAATGGTGGGAGTACGAGGATGCTGTGAAGCGAAAGGACCTCGCTGGAGCTCTTCGGTTCTTGAAATCCAGAGAAACAGAGACGAACAGTGATAATAAGGATAATTCAGCTGAGACGATGAATGGGTGTTCATCAACTGGGTTCGGAATCAgtgatttggggctgtttgaGGGGTCACAAAGGGACTGGGAGGTTTTGGATACTTGTTTAAATGCTGATGATATGAGGCTTGTTGGCAGTGCTTATGGTTTCCTTAAGAACAGAGGTCTCTTGCCCAATTTTGGAAAATTTACCAACATTG CTTATATTAACCAATTTACAGTTTTAGAGGGCCCTAGAGATGTTACGCCGGCTGTCTTCAAGTCTTCAACGGGCTTAGAAG TGTCTAAATTTGCTCCAAAGAAATGGGGTCTTTCTGGAGGTTCAAGATTTGCAATGATTGCTTTTCTGGGTGGAGcatcttttcttgtttcacAAGGGATTGAAATTAGACCTAACCTTGCAGTCATACTAGGACTAGCCTTTATGGACTCTATTTTCCTTGGTGGTACCTGCTTAGCTCAAATCTCAAGTTACTGGCCTCCATTCAAGCGGCGTATTTTAGTTCATGAAGCAGGTCATCTTCTGGTAG CATACCTTATGGGTTGCCCAATTCGTGGTGTGATTTTAGACCCAATTGTTATGATGCAAATGGGCATTCAAGGCCAG GCAGGAACTCAGTTTTGGGATGAAAAGTTGAGTAATGAGCTTGCTGATGGACGACTGAGTGGCACTACCTTTGACAG GTACTGCATGGTTCTTTTTGCTGGCATTGCAGCTGAAACTCTTGTTTATGGTGAGGCAGAGGGTGgagaaaatgatgaaaatcTATTTAGGAGCATTAGTGTTCTTTTGCAACCCCCATTATCTGTAAACCAG ATGTCAAATCAAGCAAGGTGGTCGGTTCTGCAGTCTTACAATTTGCTAAAATGGCAGAGGCATGCTCATCGGGCAGCTGTCAAAGCTCTTGAAAGTGGTAGTAGTTTAAGTGTTGTAATTAGGAGAATTGAGGAAGCCATGTCTTCTGGTGTGTGA
- the LOC8259994 gene encoding phosphoglycerate kinase, chloroplastic, whose amino-acid sequence MASATAPTTLSLLKTTASSSSTTRARASLLPVSGLRPTTLRRLGFAAADPAFSHHVASKIRSFGSGKASRAVVSMAKKSVGDLTAADLKGKKVFVRADLNVPLDDNQKITDDTRIRAAIPTVKHLIQNGAKVILSSHLGRPKGVTPKFSLAPLVPRLSELLGIQVVKADDCIGPEVEKLVASLPEGGVLLLENVRFYKEEEKNEPEFAKKLASLADLYVNDAFGTAHRAHASTEGVTKFLKPSVAGFLLQKELDYLVGAVSSPKRPFAAIVGGSKVSSKIGVIESLLEKCDILLLGGGMIFTFYKAQGLSVGSSLVEEDKLDLATSLLAKAKLKGVSLLLPTDVVIADKFAPDANSKVVAASAIPDGWMGLDVGPESVKTFNEALETTKTVIWNGPMGVFEFDKFAVGTEAIAKKLAELSDKGVTTIIGGGDSVAAVEKVGVAEVMSHISTGGGASLELLEGKELPGVLALDEATPVAV is encoded by the exons ATGGCCTCTGCTACAGCACCCACTACCCTTTCTCTTCTCAAGACTActgcttcttcttcctccACCACCCGGGCCCGCGCTTCCCTTCTCCCTGTTTCTGGCCTCCGCCCCACCACTCTTCGCCGTCTCGGCTTCGCTGCTGCTGACCCTGCTTTTTCTCACCACGTTGCATCAAAAATCCGTTCTTTTGGTTCTGGCAAGGCGTCCAGGGCTGTTGTCTCCATGGCTAAGAAGAGCGTTGGTGATCTGACTGCTGCTGATTTAAAAGGGAAGAAGGTTTTTGTAAGGGCTGATTTGAATGTTCCTTTGGATGATAACCAGAAAATTACTGATGATACTAGAATTAGAGCTGCTATCCCTACTGTTAAGCATTTGATTCAGAATGGGGCTAAAGTCATTCTTTCCAGTCATTTG GGAAGGCCAAAAGGTGTTACTCCAAAATTCAGCTTGGCACCACTTGTTCCCCGATTATCAGAACTCCTTGGCATTCAG GTTGTGAAGGCTGATGATTGTATTGGTCCAGAAGTAGAAAAATTGGTGGCTTCACTTCCTGAAGGAGGTGTTCTTCTCCTGGAGAATGTGAGGTTTTACAAGGAGGAGGAAAAGAATGAGCCTGAATTTGCGAAGAAGCTGGCTTCCTTAGCAGATCTCTATGTGAATGATGCATTTGGAACTGCACATAGAGCACATGCCTCAACCGAGGGAGTTACAAAATTCTTAAAGCCTTCTGTTGCTGGCTTCCTCTTGCAGAAG GAGCTGGACTACCTGGTAGGTGCAGTTTCAAGCCCAAAGAGGCCATTTGCTGCCATTGTTGGTGGTTCAAAGGTCTCATCAAAAATTGGAGTTATTGAGTCACTCCTTGAGAAGTGTGATATTCTGCTTTTGGGTGGAGGAATGATTTTCACATTTTACAAGGCACAAGGCCTGTCAGTGGGTTCATCCCTGGTTGAGGAAGATAAGCTTGATTTGGCAACATCTCTCCTTGCGAAGGCCAAATTGAAAGGAGTGTCTCTTTTGTTACCCACTGATGTGGTAATTGCAGACAAGTTTGCTCCCGATGCAAACAGTAAG GTTGTGGCTGCCTCAGCCATCCCTGATGGCTGGATGGGATTGGATGTCGGCCCAGAATCTGTTAAGACATTCAATGAAGCTTTGGAAACCACTAAAACTGTCATCTGGAATGGACCAATGGGAGTGTTCGAGTTTGACAAGTTTGCAGTTGGAACAGAG GCTATTGCAAAGAAGCTAGCAGAGCTCAGTGACAAGGGAGTCACCACAATTATTGGAGGTGGAGATTCTGTTGCAGCTGTAGAGAAAGTAGGAGTTGCTGAGGTTATGAGCCACATATCAACTGGTGGTGGTGCGAGCTTGGAATTGTTGGAAGGCAAAGAGCTTCCAGGTGTTCTTGCTCTTGATGAAGCTACACCAGTTGCTGTGTAA
- the LOC8259993 gene encoding phosphoglycerate kinase, cytosolic — protein sequence MATKKSVSSLKEADLKGKRVFVRVDLNVPLDDYLNITDDTRIRAAVPTIKYLMDHGARVILCTHLGRPKGVTPKYSLKPLVPRLSELLGVEVKMASDCIGEEVEKLVAEIPEGGVLLLENVRFHKEEEKNEPEFAKKLAGLADVYVNDAFGTAHRAHASTEGVAKYLKPSVAGFLMQKELDYLVGAVANPKKPFAAIVGGSKVSTKIGVIESLLEKVDILILGGGMIFTFYKAQGHSVGSSLVEGDKLDLASSLIEKAKAKGVDLLLPTDVVIADKFAADANSKVVPASSIPDGWMGLDVGPDAIKTFCEALDTTQTIIWNGPMGVFEFDKFAVGTEAIAKKLAELSGKGVTTIIGGGDSVAAVEKVGLADKMSHISTGGGASLELLEGKPLPGVLALDDA from the exons ATGGCTACAAAGAAGAGTGTTAGCTCTCTAAAGGAAGCTGACTTGAAGGGAAAACGGGTGTTTGTGAGAGTGGATCTAAACGTTCCTTTGGATGATTACCTCAATATCACTGATGATACTAGGATCCGTGCTGCTGTCCCCACCATCAAGTACTTGATGGATCATGGTGCTAGAGTTATTCTTTGCACCCACTTG GGTCGCCCTAAGGGTGTTACACCTAAGTACAGTTTGAAGCCACTTGTACCTAGGCTATCTGAACTTCTTGGAGTTGAG GTTAAGATGGCAAGTGACTGTATTGGTGAGGAAGTTGAGAAATTGGTGGCTGAGATCCCAGAAGGGGGTGTTTTGCTTCTCGAGAATGTAAGATTCCACAAGGAGGAAGAGAAGAATGAGCCTGAATTTGCAAAGAAGCTTGCTGGTCTTGCAGATGTCTATGTCAATGATGCATTTGGCACTGCTCATCGAGCCCATGCTTCCACTGAGGGAGTGGCTAAATACTTGAAGCCTTCTGTTGCTGGTTTTCTTATGCAGAAG GAACTTGACTATCTTGTTGGAGCTGTGGCAAACCCTAAGAAGCCATTTGCTGCAATTGTTGGGGGCTCAAAGGTATCAACCAAGATTGGAGTAATAGAATCTCTCTTGGAGAAGGTTGACATCCTCATCTTGGGTGGAGGAATGATATTTACCTTTTACAAGGCACAAGGACACTCAGTCGGGTCATCCCTTGTGGAGGGAGACAAACTTGATCTTGCAAGTTCACTTATTGAAAAGGCCAAAGCTAAGGGAGTGGACCTATTGCTGCCCACTGATGTGGTCATTGCTGATAAGTTTGCTGCTGATGCCAACAGCAAG GTGGTGCCAGCATCCTCTATTCCAGATGGCTGGATGGGTTTGGATGTTGGACCTGATGCGATCAAGACATTCTGTGAAGCATTAGATACTACCCAAACGATTATCTGGAATGGACCAATGGGCGTCTTTGAGTTTGACAAGTTTGCAGTGGGAACTGAG GCAATTGCCAAGAAGCTTGCGGAGCTCAGTGGAAAGGGTGTGACAACAATCATTGGAGGTGGTGACTCAGTTGCTGCTGTGGAGAAAGTTGGTCTTGCTGACAAGATGAGCCACATCTCAACTGGAGGTGGTGCCAGCTTAGAGCTTCTTGAGGGGAAGCCACTTCCTGGAGTCCTTGCTCTTGATGATGCATGA
- the LOC8259992 gene encoding (S)-N-methylcoclaurine 3'-hydroxylase isozyme 1 has translation MEFFYSLNKRSNLNIPIHLRPMDQTAKLLNQFASSFCLLLLLLLPLIFIILKHIVTSLSSKRPRLPPGPRPWPIIGNLHQIGKKLHISVTQFAKVHGPLISLRLGSRVVVVGSSPLAATEILKTHDRLLSARTIPKVLPYKIHFVDRLAIVWASSCNERWKFLRALCRTELFSANAIESQAALREKKMIEMVEYLSSEQGQVVNIGEVVFTSVFNTISNLIFSKDLLSFEDQERGSGLKNATWRLMELTVAPNIADFYPVFAGLDPQGLQKKMLKYMKEMFSAWEIHIKERRETHVHGAPTNDFLDVFLANDFDDDQINWLTFELFAAGSDTTTTTVEWAMAELLKNKQFMKKACEELDREIKRNSIKESDIPQLHFLNACVKETMRFHPPVPFLVHRALETCEVMNYTIPKDAQVLVNIWAIGRDPSAWEDPLSFDPNRFLGSNIDFKGHDFELIPFGSGRRNCVGQSMATRQLHLILGSLMHFFDWSLPNGEDSVNLDLSEKFGLTLQKEQPLLLVPKRKL, from the exons atggaatttttttattctcttaacAAGCGGTCTAATCTTAATATCCCAATTCATTTGAGACCTATGGATCAAACAGCAAAGTTGCTCAATCAGTTCGCCTCTTCAttttgtcttcttcttcttcttcttctacctCTCATCTTCATCATCCTCAAGCACATTGTTACCTCTCTGTCTTCGAAGAGGCCGCGCCTTCCTCCAGGTCCCAGGCCATGGCCTATCATAGGCAACCTTCACCAAATAGGGAAAAAGCTTCATATCTCCGTAACCCAATTTGCCAAAGTTCATGGCCCTCTCATTTCACTAAGGCTCGGCTCTCGCGTCGTTGTTGTTGGGTCTTCTCCGTTGGCTGCAACTGAGATTCTCAAAACTCATGATCGTTTGCTTTCTGCTAGAACCATACCAAAAGTACTGCCCTACAAGATCCATTTCGTTGACCGTTTAGCTATTGTTTGGGCATCTTCATGTAATGAACGATGGAAGTTTTTACGAGCCTTGTGCAGGACTGAGCTATTCTCTGCCAACGCGATCGAATCACAGGCTGCTTTGAGGGAGAAGAAAATGATAGAGATGGTGGAATATTTAAGTAGCGAGCAAGGACAAGTAGTCAATATTGGAGAAGTTGTTTTTACTAGTGTTTTTAACACAATTTCTAATCTTATATTCTCCAAGGACTTGCTTAGttttgaagatcaagaaagGGGCAGTGGATTGAAAAATGCAACATGGAGATTGATGGAGCTGACAGTTGCTCCAAACATAGCTGATTTTTATCCAGTATTTGCTGGGTTAGATCCTCAAGGTTTGCAAAAGAAGATGCTCAAGTACATGAAAGAAATGTTTTCAGCTTGGGAAATTCAcatcaaagaaagaagagaaaccCATGTCCATGGCGCACCCACAAATGATTTCTTGGATGTCTTTCTTGCCAATGATTTTGATGATGATCAAATCAATTGGTTGACATTT GAACTGTTTGCTGCAGGCTCAGACACTACTACCACAACAGTAGAATGGGCAATGGCTGAGCTGCTCAAGAACAAACAATTTATGAAGAAAGCTTGCGAAGAGCTAGATAGagaaatcaaaagaaattcaataaagGAATCTGATATTCCTCAACTTCATTTTCTAAATGCATGCGTAAAGGAAACTATGAGATTCCACCCTCCTGTTCCATTCCTGGTTCATCGTGCTCTAGAGACTTGTGAGGTTATGAATTATACAATTCCCAAAGATGCTCAAGTTTTAGTCAATATTTGGGCGATTGGGCGTGATCCCTCAGCTTGGGAGGATCCACTGTCGTTCGATCCCAACAGGTTTCTTGGCTCAAATATAGACTTCAAAGGACATGATTTTGAGCTTATACCTTTTGGATCAGGAAGAAGAAATTGTGTTGGACAATCAATGGCTACAAGGCAGCTTCACTTGATTTTGGGGTCTTTGATGCATTTCTTTGATTGGTCTCTTCCAAATGGGGAGGATTCTGTGAATTTAGACTTGTCTGAAAAGTTTGGCTTGACATTGCAGAAAGAGCAACCTCTGCTACTTGttccaaaaagaaaactataa